From the Winogradskyella forsetii genome, the window GTGTTAACTTTGAAATGGATTCTGGAAGACTACCATTTAAGTTATTAAAACTTAAGTTTATGGTTACTACGTTATCATCTTCTAAAGTAAGTCCGTACCATTTTGAAACAGGTTGCTCCAAATCCCAAGTGTGATTCCAAGCCTCTCCATTGGTCGTGTTATATAAATCGATAAGAGCCGCCTTTTGATCTTGGGAAACTCCTGCAAATGAGAGTACTGAAATGAAACAGCATAGTAGTGTTATTTTTAGTGTCTTCATAGGTAGTAGATTTTTGTGGAGGGACACAATAACATCACGAATATAACTACATTGACTTCGAACTGCAACTTTTTTCGATGAACTACATCAATAAAAAACTTAAATACCTCTTTTTGAGTATTTTATGAATTTTCACTGCTCTATACTTTCAGCTTGAAAATTGACAATTTCCTGATGTTCAATGGTTGTTGTTATTTGAATCGGATTGCAACAAATTTCACAATCTTCAATATACTTTTGATGATTTTGGGAGACATCTACGAGCATCGAAATCTGTTCCCAGCAATGTGGACATTGAAAGAAGTATTCTTCCATAATGGTTCAATATTTATAATTCAACATTTAATAATTCTCCACTTATCTGAAGCAACGTCAATTCTGCTAATTTTGCATCATATTTTGCCTGATTTCTGCTTAACTCTGCATTCAAGAGATTGAGTTGCGCTTGTCTGAACTCTATGGAAGTAACTTGTCCGAGTTTGAATTTTTCTTGAGTACGGTCAAAATTATTTTGAGCCGTTTTTATATTGTCTTCCTGTACTTGAAAAATCAACAATTTATTTTGATAATCATCCCAAGAATTATTAAAGTTACGCTCAATGTCAAGTATTAATTGTTCTTGCTGTAACTGTTGATTCTCCAGAAATATTTTAGAATTTTTCACCTGTGTTATGGTGCTACCACCATCAAATAAGTTCCAAGTTAAATTGAGACCTGCAGAAACACCAGAACTTGTGTTTTGAAGCGTAAATGCCAAGGGGCTATTATTCGAAGATTCATTCCAACCATAGGAACCAATCAAACCTAATGTAGGTAAAAACTGAGCTTTGTTGGTTCTAATATCATACTGACTAATATTGATATTGCGTTCTGCCTGTAATAAAGAGACATTATTGGCTTTGGTTTTTTCTAGAAGTTCTTCTTTATTTAATTGTATCAAGAAATTTAAATCCGTTTCAACAATAAAGTCTTCTGCATATTTACTTCCTAAAATAACGCTTAAATCGCGCTTCGTGTTTTTCAGTTCCTGTTTAATATTTATAACACTTATACTGTCATTATTAATATCCACTTCAGCATTTAAAACATCTAACTTTGTACTTTGACCATAATCAAATTGATAACCAGCTCTGGTTAATCTATTTTTTGATATAATTAAGGTTTCTTCGAGAACATCTTCATTTTCAGTTAACTGTGCTACCGTGTAATAGACCGAAAAAAGCTGTAACATGGTTGTTTCAATAGTCTCACGAGCCTCTAATTCTGATAATTGATATTGCTCTTTTAATCGTCTATAGTTGTATAGGCGCCCCAAACCATCAAATAATGTATAGTTCAAATTGATTGAAGCATTGTATCTGCGTGTTTCCGCACCTTCCGCAACTCGAGTTTCCCCATTTGCCAACTGACCTTCTGAATTTTGAACATCTAAACTCGCTCCTGCATTTCCTGTAAGTGTTGGTAAGTAACCTGAATTTAAAACATCTTTATTGTTGTCTGCAACTTCAACCGTATTAGTCGCTATTTTAATACCGTAATTATGTTCCAAAGCCAGCTTAACCGCTTCTTCCGTGGACAGTACTTCTTGTGCAGTAGCTAAAATTCCGAAGAAAAATAAACTGTATGATATATAGATTTTAATGTTCTTCATCTATCTTTTGTTCCTTTATAGCGCGTTCTACATCTTCTTTTGCAATTCTATTTCCTGTCATCAACCATTTTTTATTGGTCTTAAAACTATTGGTTGCTGACAATAAAATCGGCAAAATCACTAAAGTCAAAATGGTGGCAATACCTATACCGTAAGCAATAGAAATTGCCATTGGTTTCAAAAATTGTGCCTGCCTGCTTTTTTCCAACAATAGTGGTGCAATACCAGCTATGGTGGTCAATGAGGTTAAGAAAATTGCTCTAAATCGTGTCCGGCCAGCTTCATATAGAGCCTCTTCGAACTTCATTCCCGATTTTAAAAAGGCATTGAATTTACCAATCAAGACCAAACCATCATTTACCATAATACCAATAAGTGCAATGATACCTAACATGGATAAAATATTAATAGGAAAATCGTGAAACCAGTGTCCCCAAGCCACAGCAATAAAACTAAATGGAATCAGTAAAATTAACATTAATGGCTGACTATAACTTCTAAATGTAAAGGCAATAACCACATAAATTAAGAATATTACCACAGGCACGGTTGTTTCTGCAGATTTTGACAATTTTCCCGCCTCACGATTCTGCCCTTCGTAAGACACACCTACAGTTGGGTATTTTGAAAGAATTTCTGGCATTACGTTATTTTGAATATCCAGCAGTATTTCTGCCGCACTTCCGTTAGGATCCTTCAAATCCGCATTGACTTGTATTTCACGCTGGCCATTTAAATGACTGATACTTTCGTCGCCTCTTTTGATGGTATAGGTTGCAATTTCGCCAAATGGCACACGCTGTCCCAAAGGAGATACGATTCGCATGTCATCTAAATCGTTTATAGATGCTCTATCGCTTCTGTCGTATCTTACCCAGACCCTTATTTCGTCTTGTCCTCTTTGAAAGCGTTGGGCCTGCAAACCAAAGAAACCTGCCCTAACCTGACTCATTACCTCTCTAAGATTTAAACCAAGTGCATAAGCCGTTTCATTTAATTCTATATTGATTTCCTTAATCCCTTCTGGATCTGTGTCTGTGACATCAGCCAATAATGAATTCTGTTCCAAAACCTCTCTTAATTCTGTTTTGGCCAACTTAAGCTCTTCTGTATTATTTCCTAATAATGAAATAGAAACCGGAGATCCACCAAAGTTACCACCAGACCCAAAAGTTAAACGCTCTACGCCATAAACATTACCCACTTCTTCCCTTATGGCATTGGTTATTTCTGGTGATCCAAAATCACGTTCCTCTCCAGGTAAGAGGTTCACATTGATACTTGCTTTATTATTACCAGGACCAACACGTTTAATAATATTTTCTACTACGGCTTTGTTTCCCGACTGTTTCTCTGTAAAGGTCTCATTAACGCGCCATGCCGCAGCTTCTACCAAAGTAATTATTGAATCTGTTATCTTTGGATTTGTTCCCTCTGGCATTAATAAATCTATACTAACTCTATCACTTGCAATACTAGGGAAAAATGCCGTTTTTATAATTCCGCCTTGGTTGGCACCTATCGTTAAAATCATTAGTGCTAATAATATGGCGAACGTTATAAAGCGTTGGTTCAATGCAAATCTTAAAACAGGACTGTACAAATTATCCCGACAATAGACCATAAACTTATCCCCATATTCATTAATCATCCGAAGTTTCAAAAACACCTTTGCTATTCCCTTTTTTTCACCTTTTTCTTCCGACGACATCGTTACCAATGCCTTTGAATGGGCAATATGTGCGGGTAAAATAATTAATGCTTCTACTAAGGAAACCACCAATGTTAAGATAACTACGACAGAAACTTCACTAAAAAAGTCCCCTATTCTACCTTCCAAAAATAGAAACGTAGAGAAGGCCAAAACTGTTGTAATGATAGCTGAGAGAATTGCCGGCAACACCTCCATAGTACCATCAATTGCTGCTTGTATTCTTGGCTTACCTTGTTCGTAATGTTGATAGATGTTTTCGGCTATCACAATACCATCATCTACCAAGATACCAATAACAATGATCATCCCAAAAAGAGACAAGACGTTAATGGTAACTCCAAATTGCGCCGCAAATACAAACATTCCGAGAAAAGCAACCGGTAAACCAAATGCTACCCAAAATGCCAATCTTGTATTTAAAAAAACGGACAAAAATAAAAGCACCAAGAAAATTCCCATGGCACCATTTTCTAAGAGTAATTGCGTTCTTTCATTGAGTCGTATGGAAGAATCACTTACAACATCAATTTTAATCCCTGAATATTTTTGGTTAAACTCCACAATATATGCATTAACCTTATCTGCAGTTGAAATAAGGTCTTCACTATTAGTGTTTGTAATTTCAATATTTACAGCAACATTGCCATTAAAAAAGGTGGCGTTTGGTGTTTCTGAAAATCGATCCCTAACAGTAGCCACATCCTGTAACCTTACGATAGTTCCGTCATCACTTGCCCTAACAGGTAGATTGTTTAGCTCGTCACCGTAATACGACCTATTGTTGGCTCTAATTAAATAATCTTCAGTGTCGGTTTTAATATTTCCACCAGTGGTTAAAATATTGGATTGGGATACTGCAGCAGCAACTTCAGCAAAAGTAAGGTTGTAGGCTAACAAATCATTTTCCCGAACGGCAATTTCTATTTCCTCTTCGGGATAACCAGTTATATTGATTTGAGAAATCCCTTCCATAGCACGAAGGTCATTTTCAATAGTTCTTCCTATTTGTTTTAAAGCGACGAGTTCAATATTTTCGCCACTAATTGAAAAATCAATGGTTTGTCTAATCCGTTCTTGTTTGGCAACGACCAATGGCTCCATTCCTGTTGGGAAATTTGGCACACGATCTACAGCGTTTTTTACCTCTGCCAGCATATCATCTATATCCTCATCACTCTCAATCTCTACCGTTATGCTGCCTCCGTTTTCACGGGAAGTGGATGTCACACGCTCTACACCAATTAATCCTTTTAAATTATCTTCAATTTTAAGCACCACTCCTTCTTCAATCTCTTCTGGTGCTGCTCCTGGATAAGTGATATTTATTGAGATAATTTCTGCTTCCTGTAAGGGAAAAAACGACGACTGAAGACGCAACATCCCTAAAACGCCAAAAATGAGAAAAGCGATAATAATTATATTTACCGCAACATCATATTTTATAAAATACGCAATAACTTTTCTCATGTTATTCTGTTGGATTTGAAACGTCGGTGGTTTTTGACTCTTTATTGACTTTCACCAACATACCTGCATAAGCGCCTGGCACTGATTTTGAAAGAATAACGGTATTATCAGGAATCCCTTTTACTACGACCTCCTTTGGTGAGAAATAAACAGGTTCTACGTCAAGAATATCTAATATACTATCTTTTATAATGAAGATTTCTGACTGATCAACCAATAGTTTTCGCGATATTTTGTAGGCATCAGGAATCTCTTTAGCTTCTAATTGCGCCTCTAAATACATGCCTTCCTTTAAATCCTTTCCCTTAACTTCAACAAACACCGTTACCGTTTGAGTCGCTTGGTCAATACGACCATTTATTCGAGAAACCGTGCCTGTATAATTCGTCTGTTTGTTTATCGTATTTAAAGTTACATTCTCGCCTATTTGCAATAGGTCGCTAAACGTTCTACTAATGGCTAACTCTAATTCATAAATTGACGTATCTATAAATTCGCCTAACTTCTGTCCTGGCCTTACTAAAGTTCCTTTATTTACTAAAGCCTCTGTTAAAATTCCATTATAAGGTGCATAGATTCTATATTTTGAAAGACGCTGCTCTAAATTCTTCACATTATAATAAGCAGATTGTACGCCTCGACCAGTAATAAAATAATTGACTTTTTCAATATCGGATTTTGGTAATTCCGCAGTACTATTATTCATATCAAAATTCCTTAGGTAAGCTTCCCAAACCGGAAAGGCTTCAGGATAATCTAATCTTAAGTCTGGCATTAATGAGGTAATCAAATTATACAAATCGCTCTTTGCTGATTGTACTGAGGCATAATATTCACTCGAATTTATACGAATGAGTAACTGACCTTTTTTATACGGTTGGCCTGCTTTAAAATCTTCTGAAGAATTTTCGAATACGCCTTGGACTTCTGAGTAAAGCTCTAACCTGTCTTTTGCAATAAGATTACCATTTGCAGGAATGGTAATGGGTACAGTTGAATTTTTAACCGTATCTACAAAAACAGTCTTTACAACTTTTGCAACTTCTGGCTTAGTCTTCTTATTACTTTTGACGATTAGGTAAGCGCCAAAGACTGCTGCCAAGATAATAACAGCACCAATTGCAAATAAAAGTAATTTTCTCATAGAATTCCTTTTGAAGGTTAGCTTCTAATGTTTTTTTATGAGTTAAGGATTAAAACAAAGAAGCTACAAAAATATCCTTTTGGGAATGATTTGCAGTTAAAAAAAACTTAAAAGGAACGATAAGTTAAGATAATTCTTCTAATTGAAATTGAGCACTTTCCCAATCTTCCATTAGTTTTTTTATGGATTTTTTCTTTTTCTGATAGGCATCAAAAAACTTTGGGTCTGAAGCTGTTTTATCATAATCCGTAGCCAACTTAACATCATCGGATTTAATCTCTTTTTCCAGTTGACTGATTTCAGACTCTAAATTACTAATCTTGTTATTTAAAGACTTTAACTTTTTTTGATCCTCATAGCTTTGTTTATTGCTTTCTTTCGGTTTTTCTGAAATAACGGTTCGCTTTTCGGCTTCTCGTAAATTTTCAAGATTGCGCTGTTCTAGATAAAAATCAATATCACCTAAATATTCTTTGATATTCTGATCTTTAAATTCATAAACCGTATCTGTTAAACCTTGAAGGAAATCCCTATCGTGAGAAACCAATATTAAAGTCCCTTCAAATTTCTTTAAAGCTTCCTTAAGTACATTTTTCGATTTAATATCCAAGTGATTTGTTGGCTCATCCATTATGAGAACATTCAAGGGTTGCAACAATAACTTCGCCAAAGCCAAACGATTACGCTCGCCACCAGAAAGTACTCTCACATACTTTTCTGCTTCTTCTCCTCTAAATAAAAAAGACCCCAGAATATCACGGACTTTACTTCTATTGGTTTCGTTAGCCGCATCAATCATCGTATCTAAAACAGTTTTACTTCCGTCTAAATACTCAGCTTGGTTTTGTGCGAAATAGCCGATTTGAACGTTGTGTCCTAAATTTAACTTCCCTTCGTGTTTAATTTCACCAACGATAATTTTTGCCAAAGTTGATTTTCCTTGTCCATTTTGTCCAACGAAAGCTGTCTTAATATCTCTGGGCACGGCTAAATTAACGTTGTGCAATACCTGTAGTTCTCCATAAGATTTAGACACATTTTCAAGCTCAACAACCACTTTACCTGGTGTAACAGATACAGGGAAATTTAGGCTCATTACGCTGTTGTCATCTTCATCAACTTCAATTCTATCAATTTTATCTAACTTTTTAATTAACGATTGTGCCATGGTTGCCTTAGAAGCTTTAGCCCTGAACTTTTCGATGAGTTTTTCAGTTTGCTCAATCTTCTTCTCTTGATTTTTTTGAGCGGCAAGTTGCTGCACTTTCATTTCCTTTCGCAAAGCTAAAAACTTTGTGTAAGGCTTGTTGTAATCATAAATTCTCCCTAATGAGATTTCGATAGTTCGATTGGTGACGTTATCTAAAAACATCTTATCGTGAGAGACAATGACTACCGCTCCACTATAGCCTTTCAAAAAGTTTTCCAACCAAATTATAGATTCAATATCCAAGTGGTTGGTTGGCTCATCCAAGAGCAATAAATCGTTATTTTGAAGTAAAAGTTTTGCTAATTCTATACGCATTCTCCAACCTCCAGAAAACGTATCGGTCAATTTATCAAAATCTTCACGTTTAAATCCTAAACCTTGAAGGATTTTCTCAGTTTCACCTTGATAATTATAACCGCCTAAGATTTCGTATTGATGCTGCACATCATTCAGATCTATCATTAATTGATTATAGGATTCACTTTCGTAATCCGTCCGTTCTGCTAATTGTGTGTTTATATGTTCTAGTTTGGCTTCACAATCTTTAATTTCCTTAAAAGCTTCATAGGATTCCTCTAAAACGGTTTTGCCAAAATCGAAGTCGATATCCTGTTTTAGAAACCCTATTTTTAAATCTTTGTCTGCTGCAATTTGTCCTGTATCGGCTTCTTGTTCTTTAGATAAAATTCGAAGCATGGTGGATTTGCCAGCACCATTCTTACCGATTAAACCGATTCTGTCCCCAAGACCTAGCTTAAATGTAATTTCCTCAAACAGATATTCACCTTGAAACGAAATGGAAAGATTATGGATATTAAGCATATTTGTGACATAAGTTACAGAACATCAAACCTAAAAAAGTTATCTTTGTTCTTAATTTTAAAAGTGCAAAAGTAAGCTATTAAATATGATTAGAAAAGGAATGAAATTGTACAGCATTCTGTTTGGTGTTTGTCCAAAATGCCATCAGGAATCGATGTATGTAAATAAAAACCCTTACGTGCTTTCAGAAGTTATCAAAATGCAAGAGAAATGCTCGCATTGCCATACTAAATATCAAATAGAACCTTCTTTTTTTTACGGTTCAATGTATGTGAGTTATGGTGTTGGTATTGCTTTTGCTGTAGCTGCTTTTATCATCAGCTATAATATGTTGGAATCTTCATTGACCATCGCTTTTGTTGCAATTGTAGCTACTTTAATAGGTTTTATGCCGGTAATAATGAGATTATCCCGTAATATTTGGATTAATCTCTTTTTGAGTTATGATAAAAGCAAAGCTAAAAGCCCATCCTAGCCTTCCCCAAGGAAGGGACTCTTACTCGAATGGATAAAAACATGTTATATTCTATAATACAAACTGAGAACTGTGGACTGAAAACTGCCGACGATGGATCCTGTTTAAAAGCTATTTCAATAAGTTATACCAAGAAAACACCAAGGCGCACAAAGAAAAAAGGTCGGTACTTGAAATAAAACTTCCTACAATAGACATTTAATACTTTACACTTTTTTTACTGTAGACTGTGGACTGTGGACTGTGGACTGTGGACTGTGGACTGCATACTAAACAAACCTATTCACATCAATTTCAGAATCTAAGACGTCATTATTTTCTATAAAATTATAGAGTTTCTTAGCGACATAAGGTGCAATCATCACACCTCTTGTTCCCAGTCCATTTAAAACATATAGATCTTTATGCTCTGCATGCCTGCCCACTAAAGGTCGTCTATCTTTTACGGTAGGTCTTATTCCTGCGACGTGATTCACAACTTGGAATTCACAATTGATAAAAGTTTTTAGTTTTGAAAGTAATTCTTCTTTCGCCTTTTCTGTAGGCTGATTAGTTTTATCGTCATTATCGTAAGTCGCACCAACATTATATAAATCATTTCCTAGCGGAATAACAAAGACTGAAGATTTTACGGCGTAATCAATTTTTAAATCTGGTGCCTTGATGGTTATAATCTCTCCTTTAGAGCCCGTTAGCGGAATAGCTTTAAAGTAGGGGTTTTGCTTTACTCCAAAACCTTCAGCGAATACTATCTGTTTTGCTTGAAGGTTATTATATTGAATTATACCCGATTCGAATTGTATTTTGCTGTGCTGAAAAGTTCCTTCTTCAAAACAATCATTCTCCTTTAAAAAATTTTTATAATTTAAAATTAAAGTTTCAGTATCTATACGGCCTGCATGCAAAACTTCTCCCAATGCAAATGGTGCATCAATTGCTGAATTCGTGTTTTTAACCAGTTCTGTTGAAAGATAGGCTTCAAGACCTGGTTTATCTGACGCCGTAAACCATTTGTTTTGCTCTTGGATGGAAGTAAAACGTCTTAAAATTCGAAGCTTGTAGTCGATTTTAATGTTTAATTCGTTCTCAACTCTGGTATATGTAGGTATTGACAATGCGAGTTGCTCTTTGGCTTTCCATACTTCCGAAAAACGTTTTAATATCACAGGATTGTAAAGTCCTGCAGCAACTATTGACGACTTCTGTGAATTGTTATCGAAGACCAAAAATGTTTTGTTATTCGCACGCAATTCCTCGCAAAATGCAATACTTGCCAATCCACAACCTACAATAATGTAATCTACTTGTTTCATTGTGGCAAAAGTAAATAAAACTTTGGTTCAAAGGATTCTGAAATATTAATCATGTATGAAAATAATTTGCCGAGATTCCTGCCTCTGTAGAAATGCAAAACGCCCACTTAAAAAGTGAGCGTTTATAATATTATCTATGTTAAGTTAACTAGTAACTCCACATATCTTGTTCAAAGTTTCTGATTTTGTCTTTGATACGTTCTGATTCTAAAAGCTGCATTAATGCATTTTCAGCGACATACTCTTTTACTTCTCTATCACCATAAACATTTTCTTCTTTGTAGATAATTCCACTAAAGCGTCTGCTGTTTAATAAATGATCGAAAGACAACGGCACAGCACTATTCTTATTGTTAAATGCTTTAGCATCATGCATGATATCTCTTATTTCTGGAAAAAACACCCAAAATAAACCAATTGGTTCCTTATTAGCCTCATCATCAGAGTCAATAAAGTTTACATCTGGTGCTGCCGGTGCAATACCTAAGATACGATACTTTAATTCCCCTTGACGCTTATCAAAATACCAGAGTCCCTTAATTAAATAAGAATTGATATCAGCTGGTCCAATCTCTCTACGGATCACATACTCCTCTGGAACTAATGATGTATCAGAAACACCTTCTGCATTCATCCAATCAATTCCTACATCTGTAATCTCTTCCTTTTTTAAGGAAGGCGCAAGATCTTCCATGGTACGTTCTTCCGTAAAATAGGAGTCTGCATATACCTTAGGGATGATACCACTATTGACATTTTCCATTAAAACCATATACAATGATTTTCTGTCGTCTCCTAAATTATCTTCAATCGGAAAATATAAAGGAAAATTGGCACGCTCATCCAAGACAACTTTTTCCCAAGTCATTTTAGAAAATAAGATATCTCTATCTCCGACATATCCATATTCTAAAGGCTTGTCGTTATCTAGAAGTAACTGTGCTTCAGTTTTCATACCAATTTCTTCTGGTATTTTTGCATTTAGGATATTAGCTTGAGCAAACATCGAATTTGCAGCTAAAACTCCTATTCCTATACATAAAAAGCTTTTTAAATTCATCTTATTATTTGTTATAATTTGGGATTTTCTTTTATTGATACCGTCGTAGTTATCAATTAGTTTGTAACTTCAACAGCTACAGGCGAAACTCCTTTTAATCGATATTTCGCATTGCCTTCTATTTTAGCTTCAATATCAAATATCGTAACTACATCTCCACTACGAGCTCTACCAATAGCTGATTTTGCCTGGCTATTCATTTTTGTACCAGCAACAGCAACTGTAGGTTGTCCAGGTACTTTTATTTTAAATGATGTCACGTTAATTGGTAGATCGAATACGAAATCTTCTAATTTTGCACCAACCGTTCCGATTTCTAAATTACGCTTCGGTAATTTTACGATACCATCTTGACCTGCAATTGTACCAGTAGGTTTTGGAATATCTTTAATTCTAAACGTTTGCTGGTCACTTGCTTTTGTACCATCATCTAAAGTAGCAGAAACATTAATAGTAACTTCTCTACCTGTTCCAGGATTCATTACATATTTCCCAGTACCAGAAGCTTTAGATAAACCTGCTCCACTAGCACTAACCTTATTATCTGGTACACCAGCAAAAGATATAGTCATTGGGTTAGCGACACCACGATAAACAACGTTCATCTTATCTGCAGAAATTGTTGCAGAATTTGGTCTTGGAACCACCACGTAATTACCTACGATAGGAATATCCAATGGTTTCCCATCCTCAAGAAATGTAAATTTACCTTCAATTTTTTGTTCACCGACATTACCGACCCTAAAATCTAAACGTGCTGCTCCTGTAGAGTCTATAGCATTGGACAAATCAATCTCTTGACCTTCTACAACCAATTTTGTAGGTGTTACATTAGCATACTTCCCTAAAACAACGCGTCCTTGAAATTTTTCACCTGCAAAAAATGCCGATTTATCAGCTAATACAATTGCTTGGTAGTTTTTCAATGATGTAGCGTCACTTACAAGGTTTCCAAGGAAACCATTGTAAATATTAGTTTCAGTTGCTTTAACATCGTTTTGCATTGCCGTTAACTTGGTGTAAGATGCGATAGCTGGAAAGCCTTGAAAATGATAATCTAACCATTTCTTTTTAGCACCTTCACTATCTACGACTGGATCTAAACTAAAGCGTCTTTCGAAACTTTGTATGACTGGCTGCCATTTACCCTCATTTGGTAAAACGGCTTTGATATCAGCCTTGTATTTCTCTATTGCCTCTACAATTTCGTCACCTCTTTTAGTGTAACGGTCTCCTGTAAACCAAAGCTCATCAAGTTTATCACCTTTATCCATTTCCTCATAAGGTAATTCTCCATTTTCTTCTCTTTCGTAGCCTCCGTTTTTAACGATATCCTTTGCTTTAACAGTTTCTAAAAATTTATAGAATTCATCAGAAATAATACTGATCTGTTTTGCTTTTTGATTTGCCGCTGCAAAATCCTCTGGCTTTTCTTCTGCCTGAGATTCCAATTGATTCAAAATCCCTGTATTGGATGATGTAGCCAATTCATTTGCATTAACAAATTTCGTGTTCATTAAACCAAATGCAGATAATACTTCTTTTGACATGGTCATTGCGATCATGGCAATGAATACCAAATACATTAAGTTAATCATTTTTTGCCTTGCGGACTGTTTTCCTCCTGCCATTCTAATTAGGTTTTAATTGTTAATTAATTTGATTTTAAAAACCAATTAGTTTTTGTTCATTGCAGATAACATGCCACCATATACACCATTTAAAGATGATAGGTTAGACGCTAAGGATTGCATTTGTTCTTTTAATTTAGTAGCATTTTCAACAGCTTCTTCATTAATAGCTGCCTGACGGTTTGCACTATCCACTTGCACCTTGTAAAGGCTATTTAAAGATTCCATCTGAGCTGCTGCTAAAGACATTTCTTCACTATATTTCTTTTGAGCTTGAATACCATCAACTGTTGGAGAAATGCCTTTTGCAGCTCCTTCAAAGTTCTTGATACTATCTCCTAGGCTTGCCATAAGGGCGCCATCAATTTTAGCTTCTTTTAATAAGTTATCTAATTTCTTAGATAATAAGCCTTCGGCATCTTTAGGTGCTTCAACTTTCTTCTTACCTATAGATTGACCTCCAGCTAATTCTGGGTACACTAATGACCAGTCTAAGTCATCGCCTTGTTTTTCGAATGCAGATATAGTAAATACAATAGCTTCAACGATCATACCGATAGTAAGGATAAGGGATCCATAAGGCCAGTGTTGAATTTTGAATAACGCTCCAATAATTACAATTGCAGCTCCAAGTCCGTAGACCATATTCATTGTTGATAATTTCTTTTGTGCCATGATTTTGATTTTTTTGATTTTCAAATGAGCTTTTGGTTAAGTTACGCTCACTTAGGATTAATATTTAGTTTAAGTTAAGTTTA encodes:
- a CDS encoding CPXCG motif-containing cysteine-rich protein encodes the protein MEEYFFQCPHCWEQISMLVDVSQNHQKYIEDCEICCNPIQITTTIEHQEIVNFQAESIEQ
- a CDS encoding efflux RND transporter permease subunit, giving the protein MRKVIAYFIKYDVAVNIIIIAFLIFGVLGMLRLQSSFFPLQEAEIISINITYPGAAPEEIEEGVVLKIEDNLKGLIGVERVTSTSRENGGSITVEIESDEDIDDMLAEVKNAVDRVPNFPTGMEPLVVAKQERIRQTIDFSISGENIELVALKQIGRTIENDLRAMEGISQINITGYPEEEIEIAVRENDLLAYNLTFAEVAAAVSQSNILTTGGNIKTDTEDYLIRANNRSYYGDELNNLPVRASDDGTIVRLQDVATVRDRFSETPNATFFNGNVAVNIEITNTNSEDLISTADKVNAYIVEFNQKYSGIKIDVVSDSSIRLNERTQLLLENGAMGIFLVLLFLSVFLNTRLAFWVAFGLPVAFLGMFVFAAQFGVTINVLSLFGMIIVIGILVDDGIVIAENIYQHYEQGKPRIQAAIDGTMEVLPAILSAIITTVLAFSTFLFLEGRIGDFFSEVSVVVILTLVVSLVEALIILPAHIAHSKALVTMSSEEKGEKKGIAKVFLKLRMINEYGDKFMVYCRDNLYSPVLRFALNQRFITFAILLALMILTIGANQGGIIKTAFFPSIASDRVSIDLLMPEGTNPKITDSIITLVEAAAWRVNETFTEKQSGNKAVVENIIKRVGPGNNKASINVNLLPGEERDFGSPEITNAIREEVGNVYGVERLTFGSGGNFGGSPVSISLLGNNTEELKLAKTELREVLEQNSLLADVTDTDPEGIKEINIELNETAYALGLNLREVMSQVRAGFFGLQAQRFQRGQDEIRVWVRYDRSDRASINDLDDMRIVSPLGQRVPFGEIATYTIKRGDESISHLNGQREIQVNADLKDPNGSAAEILLDIQNNVMPEILSKYPTVGVSYEGQNREAGKLSKSAETTVPVVIFLIYVVIAFTFRSYSQPLMLILLIPFSFIAVAWGHWFHDFPINILSMLGIIALIGIMVNDGLVLIGKFNAFLKSGMKFEEALYEAGRTRFRAIFLTSLTTIAGIAPLLLEKSRQAQFLKPMAISIAYGIGIATILTLVILPILLSATNSFKTNKKWLMTGNRIAKEDVERAIKEQKIDEEH
- a CDS encoding TolC family protein; this encodes MKNIKIYISYSLFFFGILATAQEVLSTEEAVKLALEHNYGIKIATNTVEVADNNKDVLNSGYLPTLTGNAGASLDVQNSEGQLANGETRVAEGAETRRYNASINLNYTLFDGLGRLYNYRRLKEQYQLSELEARETIETTMLQLFSVYYTVAQLTENEDVLEETLIISKNRLTRAGYQFDYGQSTKLDVLNAEVDINNDSISVINIKQELKNTKRDLSVILGSKYAEDFIVETDLNFLIQLNKEELLEKTKANNVSLLQAERNINISQYDIRTNKAQFLPTLGLIGSYGWNESSNNSPLAFTLQNTSSGVSAGLNLTWNLFDGGSTITQVKNSKIFLENQQLQQEQLILDIERNFNNSWDDYQNKLLIFQVQEDNIKTAQNNFDRTQEKFKLGQVTSIEFRQAQLNLLNAELSRNQAKYDAKLAELTLLQISGELLNVEL
- a CDS encoding efflux RND transporter periplasmic adaptor subunit, which gives rise to MRKLLLFAIGAVIILAAVFGAYLIVKSNKKTKPEVAKVVKTVFVDTVKNSTVPITIPANGNLIAKDRLELYSEVQGVFENSSEDFKAGQPYKKGQLLIRINSSEYYASVQSAKSDLYNLITSLMPDLRLDYPEAFPVWEAYLRNFDMNNSTAELPKSDIEKVNYFITGRGVQSAYYNVKNLEQRLSKYRIYAPYNGILTEALVNKGTLVRPGQKLGEFIDTSIYELELAISRTFSDLLQIGENVTLNTINKQTNYTGTVSRINGRIDQATQTVTVFVEVKGKDLKEGMYLEAQLEAKEIPDAYKISRKLLVDQSEIFIIKDSILDILDVEPVYFSPKEVVVKGIPDNTVILSKSVPGAYAGMLVKVNKESKTTDVSNPTE